In Paenibacillus durus, the DNA window CAGCGGCCAGCTATCCCATACATCCAAGTCGATCAGATTGCCAAACTTATCATAACCTTTTGCCGAAGCGATGTTCTTGATGGTCGATGCATCGAACGCCGGCACTTTGAACTGTTCACTCTGCTGCTGCTCGGGTATTTTCAGCATGTCAAAGCGTGTGATGTGGGTAAATCCGTAATCTTCTTTGTAATCTGTACTATCATTCCCTTGCGCAAATGCTGAAGTTCCGCCACCTGCCAATAAAGCTGTTGTAAAAGTTACTGCTGCTGCTTGCTTTACAAATTTTTTGATATTCATGCTCTGTCTCCTTCTCTGCTTCATATTTTGTTCCCGCCAAACAGAAAAAAGACCTAAAAATTCCTCTGGGAAAATTCCCAATCGGATTTTTAGGTCTTGCCTGCTTAGCAGTAACAATCCCGACAATGTTTTGTTGTCACGGCTATTCTATATTTTTCAGCACACAATAACTATAGACTAAATTTCCTCTTTTTGGATAAGGTGAAAAGGAGGGGTTTTCATTCGGTCTATCCTCATAAATTCCTAATTATTCCTGAACAGTTCGACATTATTTTCATCTTTATTAGAAGATAGCGTTGCAATAGTGAAGTTGCTTGAAGGCGGGGCTGAATAAGAAACGGATCCGTTCCACGATGGACGGATCCGTTTCTTTTATGAGAATACTTTATATACATTATAATGAAGAAACTCAATTCGCCATATCCTTCAACCGGGTACCCATCCGGTTAATCTCCATGGCGATCAATACCAATTGGCTGTCGGCAAACGTATAGCCATAGTCCTCTTCCACCTGGCCTGCGATCCATCTTGCCTGCTCGTAAGCCGTGTGATAGCGTTCCTTGGCGATCCTGACAATTTCAGGGTCCAGTTCATTGCACAGCTTTCCGCTGTCATCGGTTCTAAGAATATTTTCGAGTTGATTCACCAGACGCTCATAGGTGGCAGAAGCCCGGTTCAAAAAAACACCGGCGATACGTTCCACTCCTTCGGCAATATCCCGGATTAAGGCCGCTCTGTCCGTACCTGCCCCTGAAGCTCCGGCATTAACCCAAGCAGTATGGATGTGCATGGCGATATAACCGACCTCGTCATCCGGAATTTCGATATTCAATTTATCTCGAATGATTCTTTTCGCGTGCAGCCCGATTTGGAATTCTTGCGGATAGAGAATCCGGATTTCTTGCAGAAGCGTATTCTGAATGACCATACCTTTGCTAAGCCGCTTTAAAGCGAATGAGAGATGATCGGTCAACGCAATATGAATATGTTTTTTGAAGGTTACTGAGAGTTCGCTCTCCGCAAAGGAAATGATGTTCTCCGACACGGCAATTTCCTCTTCGGGCAGTGTTCGAAACATCTCCTTCAGATGGCTATATTGATCCGGATCGTCCATAATGAACACTTTCTCGATGCGGTACGGATCGACAATATCGTTTTTTCCTTTTTGAAAAGCAATACCGGAACCCATGACAATCTTTTCTTCTCCAAGGTCGTGTACCACAACCGCGTTATTGTTCAGAATTTTTTTGATTTTCATGATATTCTCCTGTGCTTTTACGATTGGTATTTGAATCATTGTTCTTGCCGATGCGTGTCGACTCCTAGAACCCAGGTAACTACGAAGGCCACTCCCGCAGCCAGCAGGAGACCGACCATATAATGAATGAAATTGATGTGTCCAGGCGGGACAATAAAGGCGATCATCGGAATCCCGGTCAATCCGAACGAATTGGCTACCACCTCATGAAAGGCTACATAAGCCCCTCCCGCCGCCCCTCCCGCCGCTGCGCCCAGGAAAGGGCGGCCAAGCTTCAGGTTGACGCCGAATGCGATCGGCTCAGTAATCCCAAGAAAGGCGGTAATCGAGGCGGGAAGCGCTATCTTTTTCAACTCGCTGTCCCGGGTTCTTGTATACACCGCAAGTCCGGCCCCGCCTTGAGCGATATTCGCCATCGACCAGATGGGAAGCAGAAAGTTGACCCCGACGTTTGGATTGGAAATAAGCCCGATTTCAATTGCCTGAATGCCGTGGTGCAGCCCGGTCAAGACGATAAGACCATAGATCCCGCCAAGGACCAGCCCGAATACCGTACTCCCAAATCGGTACACCTCTTCCAGCAAGCCGCTAAGAAAGCCGCCCAGATGCGCAGCAAGCGGCCCAATGACCAGAACAGCGAGGCCGCCTCCAACGACAAAGCTGAGAAAGGGAACCAGCAAAATGGTGGTTGATGGCGGAACAATCCGCCGCAGCCCCTTCTCGATCAGCGTCATCAACAATACCGCAAGAATAATCGGAATTACGGTGCCTTGATAGCCAAACTGCGGGGTGTTCGTTAAATCTGCAGGGTTAAGTAACGCTGTTCCGCCGGTTCCTGCCATATGCAATAAGTCGAGCCGGGTCATGACAATTCCGATAGCGGCGCCGAGCGTAGGGGTGCCCCCAAACCGCTTAGCCGCATGATAACCGAACATCACGGCCAAGATTTGAAAGGCCGAGCCGGTCAGCAATAATAGCGTCCGAAACCATGTGCTGTCAGGGGACGCCCAACCGAAGGCTTTGATCATGCTGATCAAGCCGAGAAGCAGGCCAACCGCGACGAAGAGCGGGATGATCGGCACTACGATATCGGAAAAAAAGCCGACCGCCCCCATCACCCGGCCAATCAAGCCCCTTTTTGCCGAGTCATTCAGCTCCGTAGATGAATCTTCTCCTGCCTGATGCGCCCAGACTTTCCGTTTCCATGCCCCCCGCAAGGAAGGAAGCGAGGTATCGCCGGCCCCCGCGATGGGGACGGGGCTTTCCGGTTCGCCAGTTCCGTGCTGACGTTCCGCTTCCCGCTTATGTTCGGGTCCAGAGTCCTGAAGAAGACGAACTATTTGACGGTGCACCTTAAAGACGATTGCCGGTCCCAGAATAATTTGCAGCTGTCCGGTATGAACGAACACGTTCTGAACCCCTTCGATTTGCGCAAGGCCGGCTTCATCCACGCGGGTGCTGTCTTGTAACCTGAGGCGGATACGGGTTGTACAGTGAGCTACTTCCGACACATTGTCCAGCCCGCCGGACAGCTCAATCAAGCGCAAGGCCAGTTCCTTTGCCGGGCTCAGATTATCCTTTACACTTTGCCCGTTCTGAACCAAGTGAATACGGCCTTCTGGCATTTTCAGCTCCTCCCCGTTCTTTATGTACAGCATCTATAGTGTAGTTCAAATTCTATATCGGCGGGGAACATACTTTTGTTGATGCAAAAAAAGACCTATTTTCAAATCAAGCATCGGCTCTCGAATTATAGATTCAGCGGCACTTGACTCTTCTCTGGCCTAGCCCACATAAAAGTAACAATTTCGTAATATATAATAGCATTTCTATTGTGACAATAATCGAATATAAAATCAATGGTCAGTAATTACCACCTTTTACTTGTCGAAACAGGCACTCTGCCTTAGTTGGAATGGATGCACGCTCAGCCTAAGGTTTAGAACTATCGCCCTAATTTTTTCTTGTCATCAATAATTCTTCAATTTCATTCAATGACTGTACTATGTAGTCTGGTTTAACATCATGCTCCCAAACTCTATTATTTCTATTAATCCAGCAAGTTACGATGCCTTCTCTACTAGCTCCGAGCACATCCGAAGCCGAATCGCCAACATGAAGCACTTGTTTAGGGTTGGTACGATAGAATTTAAGCATATGAAATCGCCTTCTCATTAAATATTTGCGTAAAGCTTCTCTTATAGACTTCATTCATGAGATGAAATTGTCCCGTCGTTCTCAGTTCAACCCAATGAGTAAAAAAATACTTAAGCAAAGTTTGTCCATACTCTTCTGCTAATTGAGCTGATGAACAATCAACTCCGTTAAGTTTAGTTTCCTAAACGAAGAGAAGCCCTCAGGCACAGAGTGGCCGAGGGACTCTCGAATAGATCAGAAGTCTTTTTATGCCGTAGCTTTTCCTCCTGGGAACATTCCGCAACAATACTTCGACTTTAAGTTCTTCCGAATACTAACATTTTAACCTATTTTTAATATTTTTTCAATATATTTATTTGTCAAAGTTCATTTTTTTCTGTACAGGACCACGCTGCTTGAGAGAATGGAACGAACGAAACCGTACGGCTGCCGCAGCTCGGCTTCTATCTCTTCGCGTGTCATCAAATGCAGGTCCACAGTGATGGGATAACGCCGCAGCCATTGCTTAATCTCGTTTCCGCGAAGAGACGGAGAACTGCGGAAATTGCCTATGACCAAAATATCCAGATCACTATCGCTGTTATCCTGGCATTTGGCATAGGAGCCAAACAGCAGAACCTCATCCGGACTGCAGCAGTGGACAATC includes these proteins:
- a CDS encoding PRD domain-containing protein — its product is MKIKKILNNNAVVVHDLGEEKIVMGSGIAFQKGKNDIVDPYRIEKVFIMDDPDQYSHLKEMFRTLPEEEIAVSENIISFAESELSVTFKKHIHIALTDHLSFALKRLSKGMVIQNTLLQEIRILYPQEFQIGLHAKRIIRDKLNIEIPDDEVGYIAMHIHTAWVNAGASGAGTDRAALIRDIAEGVERIAGVFLNRASATYERLVNQLENILRTDDSGKLCNELDPEIVRIAKERYHTAYEQARWIAGQVEEDYGYTFADSQLVLIAMEINRMGTRLKDMAN
- a CDS encoding PTS transporter subunit EIIC, translated to MPEGRIHLVQNGQSVKDNLSPAKELALRLIELSGGLDNVSEVAHCTTRIRLRLQDSTRVDEAGLAQIEGVQNVFVHTGQLQIILGPAIVFKVHRQIVRLLQDSGPEHKREAERQHGTGEPESPVPIAGAGDTSLPSLRGAWKRKVWAHQAGEDSSTELNDSAKRGLIGRVMGAVGFFSDIVVPIIPLFVAVGLLLGLISMIKAFGWASPDSTWFRTLLLLTGSAFQILAVMFGYHAAKRFGGTPTLGAAIGIVMTRLDLLHMAGTGGTALLNPADLTNTPQFGYQGTVIPIILAVLLMTLIEKGLRRIVPPSTTILLVPFLSFVVGGGLAVLVIGPLAAHLGGFLSGLLEEVYRFGSTVFGLVLGGIYGLIVLTGLHHGIQAIEIGLISNPNVGVNFLLPIWSMANIAQGGAGLAVYTRTRDSELKKIALPASITAFLGITEPIAFGVNLKLGRPFLGAAAGGAAGGAYVAFHEVVANSFGLTGIPMIAFIVPPGHINFIHYMVGLLLAAGVAFVVTWVLGVDTHRQEQ
- a CDS encoding HAD family hydrolase — translated: MKSIREALRKYLMRRRFHMLKFYRTNPKQVLHVGDSASDVLGASREGIVTCWINRNNRVWEHDVKPDYIVQSLNEIEELLMTRKN
- a CDS encoding nucleotidyltransferase domain-containing protein, coding for MKPERTLRRITEMIVHCCSPDEVLLFGSYAKCQDNSDSDLDILVIGNFRSSPSLRGNEIKQWLRRYPITVDLHLMTREEIEAELRQPYGFVRSILSSSVVLYRKK